In the Puntigrus tetrazona isolate hp1 chromosome 9, ASM1883169v1, whole genome shotgun sequence genome, one interval contains:
- the esd gene encoding S-formylglutathione hydrolase, whose translation MALTQVSSNKCCDGYQKVFEHDSSELKCKMKFGIYLPPKAESSKCPVLYWLSGLTCTEQNFITKAGSQQTASEHGIIIVAPDTSPRGCNIEGEEESWDFGTGAGFYINATQEPWKTNYRMYSYVTEELPRLINSNFPADPEKMSISGHSMGGHGALICALKNPGKYKSVSAFAPICNPVQCAWGQKAFSGYLGSDKSTWEVYDATVLAESYSGPELDILIDQGRDDQFLSSSQLLPDNLIAACSKKKIPVVFRLQQGYDHSYYFIFSFINDHIKHHAKYLNA comes from the exons ATGGCATTAACGCAAGTTTCTTCTAACAAGTGCTGCGATGGATATCAGAAAGTGTTCGAGCATGACAG CTCCgagttaaaatgcaaaatgaagtTTGGCATATACCTTCCTCCCAAGGCTGAGAGCTCCAAATGCCCAGTGTTATACTGGCTTTCAG GGTTGACATGCACAGAGCAAAACTTCATCACTAAGGCAGGCAGTCAGCAGACAGCTTCTGAACATGGGATCATCATCGTAGCTCCTGACACCAGTCCAC GTGGCTGTAACATTGAAGGGGAGGAAGAGAGCTGGGATTTCGGCACAGGTGCAGGATTTTACATCAATGCCACCCAGGAGCCCTGGAAGACCAACTACCGCATGTACTCGTATGTCACCGAGGAG ctcCCACGACTGATTAATTCAAACTTTCCTGCTGATCCGGAGAAGATGTCCATCTCTGGTCACTCCATGGGGGGCCACGGAGCTCTCATTTGTGCACTTAAGAATCCTGGGAAATATAAG TCTGTGTCGGCTTTTGCACCCATCTGTAACCCTGTACAATGTGCGTGGGGTCAGAAAGCTTTTTCTGGCTATCTTGGATCTGACAAGTCCACCTGGGAG GTATATGATGCTACTGTATTGGCTGAATCATACTCCGGTCCTGAGCTTGATATTCTGATTGATCAAGGCCGTGATGACCAGTTCTTGTCCTCCAGTCAGCTGCTTCCTGACAATCTGATCGCTGCCTGTTCTAAGAAGAAAATTCCTGTCGTTTTCCGCCTTCAGCAG GGTTATGATCACAGCTACTATTTCATCTTCTCCTTCATCAACGACCACATCAAGCACCATGCCAAATATCTGAACGCCTGA